DNA from Edwardsiella tarda ATCC 15947 = NBRC 105688:
GCGCCGTGACGTGCTGCGCGTCCCACAGGCCGGAGTGCTCCGCGATGTACTCAAAGAGTGCGGTGATATCTTCGGCGGCACCGGACTTCCATTCGACGTTATACGGCATCGCGCAGCGCCTGAGAGCGGGCATCAAGCTGCTGGCGTAGCTGTGCCGTGCTGATCCCCGGCCGCGCGTCCGCGCGGGCGGCGGCGACCTTTCGACGTATCTGCTCATCGTATTCGGCCTGCGCCAGTTCTTCATCCGCGAGGCGCTGTAACAGCGCGGCCTTATCCGCCCCGGCGGGCAGGATGCGGGGGAGGCTTTCCGCCAGTTCGCGGAGGAAGTGGGCGTTTTCGTAGTGGGTGGTGTTGCTCATCGGGGGTACTCCGGTTACGGGGGTCTTGTACGGGATTGTAGCAGGTGCGAGCGTCATGCGTCCCCGCTGTTCTGCTCCAGCCGTTCTGTCAGCGTCTGATACAGGGTTTCGGCGAGGTCGTGGAGCCGTTCGCAGGTGGCGGCCTCGTCGTCGAGGTTGAGCAGGTCGAGTTTTTCGAGCAGCAGCAGGGACTGAGCGCGGATGAACTTTGCCATATTGAGGGCGGAGGATTCCTGTCGGGTCATGGTGATTTTTCCGGGACGGGTGATCAAAACGGGGTGAAACCCGGCGTCATGCGTTTTCGTGCATGACTATGCAGGATGCCAGAAATTATTCTGGCGGTTAAGCCGGGTTTTCGGCGGCACTTATGCCTG
Protein-coding regions in this window:
- a CDS encoding Rop family plasmid primer RNA-binding protein, yielding MTRQESSALNMAKFIRAQSLLLLEKLDLLNLDDEAATCERLHDLAETLYQTLTERLEQNSGDA